In Xiphophorus hellerii strain 12219 chromosome 4, Xiphophorus_hellerii-4.1, whole genome shotgun sequence, a single genomic region encodes these proteins:
- the rab4a gene encoding ras-related protein Rab-4A, which yields MSESYDFLFKFLVIGNAGTGKSCLLHQFIEKRFKDESNHTIGVEFGSKIISVVNKTVKLQIWDTAGQERFRSVTRSYYRGAAGALLVYDITSRETYNALTTWLSDARMLASQNIVIILCGNKKDLDADREVTFLEASRFAQENELMFLETSALTGENVEEAFVQCARKILNKIESGELDPERMGSGIQYGDAALRQLRSPRRAQPPGSQDCGC from the exons ATGTCGGAGTCCTACG ATTTCCTCTTTAAATTCCTGGTGATTGGGAATGCTGGGACAGGCAAATCCTGTCTGCTGCACCAGTTCATAGAGAAGAGAT ttaAGGATGAATCTAACCACACCATTGGTGTGGAGTTTGGCTCAAAGATCATCAGTGTCGTCAACAAAACGGTCAAACTGCAGATCTGGGACACCGCAGGACAAGAACGCTTCAG GTCTGTGACCAGAAGTTATTACAGAGGAGCCGCAGGAGCGCTGCTCGTCTACGACATCACCAG TCGGGAAACGTACAACGCTTTGACCACGTGGCTGAGCGACGCCAGGATGCTGGCCAGTCAAAACATCGTCATCATCCTCTGCGGGAACAAGAAGGACCTGGACGCCGACAGAGAGGTCACGTTCCTGGAGGCGTCGCGGTTCGCTCAGGAAAACG AGCTGATGTTCCTGGAGACCAGCGCGCTAACGGGGGAGAACGTCGAAGAGGCCTTCGTCCAGTGCGCTCGGAAAATCCTCAACAAGATCGAGTCCG GGGAGTTGGATCCAGAGCGGATGGGTTCAGGCATCCAGTACGGCGACGCGGCGTTGCGACAGCTGCGCTCTCCGCGCCGCGCTCAGCCGCCGGGCTCCCAGGACTGTGGCTGCTAG